In Panacibacter ginsenosidivorans, the following proteins share a genomic window:
- a CDS encoding DUF2225 domain-containing protein, with amino-acid sequence MRPFLFKAVSIFFLSTFFINANATTWGSVEVKCPLCNTVNTFQEVMSYGSYIYSWPSKYQLIYWPATDTRFLYSCKHCYYTAMMSDFDSVHADKKEALIKMLKDVKIDQKKNYYDIPMSERFVVAEKVYQIKEQSPHEWCFFYRVMGYHMMGENKPELAKDSRQKAIEFAKQVLADTSLENKKYYTLMLGCMSYFTGNNDSSKEKLNEALAITFVNKEWSKEDQHAQNEYYDQIAKDILDKIAKGEKEISIEQ; translated from the coding sequence ATGAGACCCTTCCTATTCAAAGCAGTTTCAATATTTTTTCTTTCTACTTTTTTTATTAATGCTAACGCCACCACCTGGGGATCTGTTGAAGTTAAGTGCCCCTTATGCAATACAGTAAATACTTTCCAGGAAGTAATGAGTTATGGTAGCTACATTTATAGTTGGCCTTCAAAGTATCAACTGATATATTGGCCGGCTACAGATACAAGGTTCCTGTATAGTTGCAAGCATTGTTACTATACGGCAATGATGAGCGATTTTGACAGTGTACACGCAGATAAAAAAGAAGCATTGATAAAAATGCTTAAAGATGTTAAGATAGATCAGAAAAAAAATTACTACGACATTCCAATGTCTGAAAGGTTTGTTGTGGCCGAAAAAGTTTATCAGATAAAAGAACAATCTCCTCATGAATGGTGCTTTTTTTATAGGGTAATGGGTTATCATATGATGGGGGAGAATAAGCCAGAACTTGCTAAAGATTCACGGCAAAAAGCAATTGAATTCGCTAAACAGGTATTAGCTGACACAAGCCTGGAAAATAAAAAGTACTATACTTTAATGCTTGGCTGTATGAGCTATTTTACTGGAAACAATGATTCATCAAAAGAGAAACTTAATGAAGCGCTTGCTATCACTTTTGTGAACAAAGAGTGGTCGAAAGAAGATCAGCACGCACAAAATGAATACTACGATCAAATAGCAAAAGATATATTGGATAAGATTGCAAAAGGAGAAAAGGAAATCTCTATAGAGCAATAG
- a CDS encoding aldo/keto reductase, with the protein MTKIKLGNNGPLVSKLGLGCMRMSPVWGSAMNDESESIATIQMALENGINFLNTGDFYGAGHNELLVGKAIKGRRDDAFISVKFGGLVYRNQFIGLDLRPVAIKNFINYSLVRLGIDTIDLYQPCRMDNSVPVEDIIGTVADLIKEGKVRYLGVSEITAEQLRKANSVYPVTALEIGYSLADRQIEADLLPAAKELGIGVVAFANTAEGLLTGDMKAPLAAGDYQNHFTRFQGNNLIKNLEKVEVLKQMARDKGYSPTQLAIAWVNTQGEHIMPLVSMSRRKRLPENIQAMEINFTPAEMNTLNTTFAQGTILGGTYLQR; encoded by the coding sequence ATGACAAAAATAAAGCTTGGCAACAATGGTCCGCTCGTATCTAAACTTGGATTGGGTTGTATGCGCATGTCGCCTGTGTGGGGTAGCGCAATGAATGATGAAAGTGAAAGTATTGCTACCATACAAATGGCATTGGAGAATGGTATTAATTTTTTGAATACGGGAGATTTTTATGGGGCGGGTCACAATGAACTGCTGGTAGGTAAAGCCATTAAAGGCAGGAGAGATGATGCATTCATCAGTGTAAAATTTGGTGGTCTTGTTTACCGCAATCAATTCATTGGCTTAGACCTTCGCCCTGTAGCCATTAAGAATTTTATCAATTATTCTTTGGTGCGCCTCGGTATAGATACTATTGATCTTTACCAGCCGTGCAGGATGGACAACAGCGTGCCGGTAGAAGATATTATAGGCACGGTCGCAGACCTGATAAAAGAAGGAAAAGTACGCTACCTCGGTGTATCAGAAATAACAGCAGAACAGCTACGCAAAGCCAACAGCGTTTATCCTGTAACTGCATTAGAGATAGGTTATTCGCTGGCAGACCGGCAAATTGAAGCAGACCTTTTACCTGCGGCAAAAGAGTTGGGCATTGGCGTGGTTGCTTTTGCCAATACTGCAGAAGGTTTACTTACCGGTGATATGAAGGCACCACTTGCTGCCGGTGATTATCAAAATCACTTTACACGCTTCCAGGGAAATAATCTTATAAAGAACCTGGAGAAAGTAGAAGTATTAAAACAAATGGCACGCGATAAAGGCTACTCACCAACGCAACTGGCTATAGCATGGGTTAATACACAGGGTGAACATATTATGCCATTGGTAAGCATGAGCCGGAGGAAAAGGTTACCGGAAAACATACAGGCAATGGAAATAAATTTTACGCCTGCAGAAATGAATACACTGAACACCACGTTTGCACAAGGCACCATACTTGGTGGTACATACCTGCAACGATAA
- a CDS encoding gluconokinase gives MQHFIAIDLGTTNCKTVVIDESCHIVHTNKIAVNSILQDDGTHEQNAEEIFQAVIKLLQQYLQGSDKNIIACVSFSAAMHSFMAVDKNGNPLMNAMTWADTRSKKYAIELRNSETGKNIYAQTGTPIHAMSPLCKLLWLKNEKPQIFNAADKFISIKEFIYSKLFNKYIIDEGIACSTGLYNIYDNKWNKQSLQLAGIDESKLSTVVATTHYETELLHGIKTQLNLTNDIPFVMGGNDGCLANFGCGALSKDTAVLTLGTSGAVRLTIPKPILKELNGLFRYILTKEVYVTGGPINNGGIVLEWFAKNFLNIILEQDDNFDKVMRLAAKASPTSEGLMFLPYLLGERAPVWDENACGIFYNLKMNHEKEHLTRAVIEGISFSLLQILNNIEEQNNTVDGVYVSGFVTNSDFWMQLLADMFGKKIILNEVADASAVGAALIGMYATGFIKNVYEVKKFLKTDKVFIPDDTNHVLYQKHFERYKKLYPAFKVVS, from the coding sequence ATGCAACATTTTATTGCCATTGATCTTGGCACCACAAATTGTAAGACTGTTGTTATAGATGAAAGCTGCCATATTGTTCACACAAACAAGATAGCTGTCAACTCTATTCTTCAGGATGATGGCACACATGAACAAAACGCCGAAGAAATATTCCAGGCTGTTATAAAACTTTTACAACAATATTTACAGGGGTCAGATAAGAATATAATTGCCTGTGTAAGTTTTAGTGCAGCCATGCATAGTTTTATGGCTGTTGATAAAAATGGCAATCCACTCATGAATGCCATGACATGGGCAGATACACGCAGTAAAAAATATGCTATTGAATTACGCAACTCAGAAACGGGGAAAAATATTTATGCGCAAACAGGAACACCCATTCACGCCATGTCTCCGTTGTGTAAATTACTTTGGCTAAAAAATGAGAAACCGCAAATATTTAATGCTGCAGACAAATTCATTTCCATCAAAGAATTTATTTATAGCAAGCTCTTCAATAAGTACATTATTGATGAGGGCATAGCCTGTAGCACAGGCTTATACAATATTTATGATAACAAATGGAACAAACAATCTTTGCAACTGGCAGGCATTGATGAGTCAAAACTTTCTACCGTTGTTGCAACAACACATTATGAAACAGAACTTTTGCATGGGATAAAGACACAACTGAATCTTACAAACGATATTCCATTCGTAATGGGCGGCAATGATGGCTGTCTTGCCAACTTTGGTTGCGGTGCATTATCAAAAGATACGGCAGTTCTTACGCTTGGTACCAGTGGCGCAGTAAGGTTAACCATTCCCAAACCAATACTAAAAGAACTCAACGGACTGTTTCGATACATACTTACAAAAGAAGTTTATGTTACAGGTGGGCCAATTAACAATGGTGGCATTGTACTAGAATGGTTCGCTAAGAATTTTCTAAATATTATTTTGGAACAAGATGACAATTTTGATAAGGTAATGCGGCTTGCTGCAAAAGCTTCTCCAACATCGGAAGGTTTAATGTTCCTTCCTTATTTATTAGGAGAACGTGCACCTGTATGGGATGAAAATGCCTGTGGCATTTTTTACAACCTGAAAATGAATCATGAAAAAGAGCATTTAACAAGGGCCGTTATAGAAGGCATTTCATTTTCATTGTTACAAATATTAAATAACATCGAAGAACAAAACAATACCGTCGACGGTGTTTATGTAAGTGGTTTTGTTACAAATTCTGATTTCTGGATGCAACTGCTTGCCGACATGTTTGGCAAAAAAATTATTCTTAATGAAGTGGCAGATGCATCTGCTGTTGGTGCAGCATTAATTGGTATGTATGCAACAGGTTTTATAAAAAATGTTTACGAGGTGAAAAAGTTTTTAAAAACAGATAAAGTGTTTATACCAGATGATACTAATCATGTATTGTATCAAAAGCATTTTGAGCGATACAAAAAATTATATCCCGCTTTTAAAGTAGTAAGCTAA
- a CDS encoding GMC oxidoreductase yields MGISVKKETKKYDAVIVGSGAGGGMAAYVLANAGLKVCLLEAGPMFDPAKDSNQLKNPWDSPRRGASTKFRPFGDFDGCYWGWEIDGEPYTHVGDTKWEWWRARMLGGRTNHWGRISLRFGPKDFKRRSIDGLGDDWPIGYEDIKPYYDKIDQLLGVFGTNEGLEDAPDGIFLPPPKPRLHELFIKKAATGIGIPVIPSRLSILTKKINNERGECFYCAQCGRSCKAYADFSSSSVLIIPAQKTGNLDVFPHAMAREVMTNKEGLATGVSYVNTLDMQEYQVEGRTVILAASACESARLMLNSKSARHPNGLANGSNVVGKYLHDSTGADMGGIIPELFDRKRYNEDGVGGMHVYTPWWLDNKKLDFPRGYHIEYGGGFGQPVYGFSWGIENLNGTYKIKGKQKEAGGYGASLKEDYRYFFGSHVGMAGRGEAIAFETNYCEIDPTVVDKYGIPVLRFNVKPSEYEIKQAKHMKETFSEILHAMGAVITWGGDDGPENNYGLHAPGNIIHEAGTVRMGNDAKRAPLNKWSQAHECKNLFCVDGGPFVSQADKNITWTILALSMRTSEYIVDEMKKRNL; encoded by the coding sequence ATGGGTATCTCTGTAAAAAAAGAAACTAAAAAGTATGATGCAGTGATCGTTGGTTCCGGCGCCGGCGGTGGTATGGCTGCGTATGTTTTAGCGAATGCGGGGTTGAAAGTTTGCTTGCTTGAAGCAGGCCCTATGTTCGATCCGGCAAAAGATTCTAACCAGTTAAAGAACCCCTGGGATTCTCCACGTCGTGGTGCCAGCACTAAATTTCGCCCTTTTGGTGATTTTGATGGTTGTTACTGGGGCTGGGAAATTGATGGTGAACCTTACACCCATGTGGGCGATACAAAATGGGAATGGTGGCGTGCAAGAATGCTGGGTGGACGAACCAATCACTGGGGAAGGATTTCATTGCGTTTTGGTCCGAAAGATTTTAAACGCAGAAGCATAGATGGACTCGGTGATGACTGGCCGATTGGTTATGAAGATATTAAACCTTACTACGATAAAATTGATCAGTTGCTTGGTGTGTTTGGTACCAATGAAGGTTTGGAAGATGCACCTGATGGTATATTCCTGCCACCGCCAAAACCACGTTTACATGAGTTGTTTATAAAGAAAGCCGCAACAGGTATTGGTATTCCTGTTATTCCTTCAAGGTTATCTATATTGACCAAAAAGATTAACAATGAACGCGGTGAATGTTTTTACTGTGCGCAATGCGGAAGAAGCTGTAAAGCATATGCAGATTTTTCTTCGTCATCTGTATTAATTATTCCGGCACAGAAAACGGGAAACCTCGATGTATTTCCGCATGCAATGGCACGTGAAGTAATGACAAATAAAGAGGGCCTTGCTACAGGAGTGTCTTATGTAAATACACTTGACATGCAGGAGTATCAGGTTGAAGGCAGAACGGTTATACTTGCCGCAAGCGCATGCGAAAGTGCAAGGTTGATGCTTAATTCAAAATCAGCACGTCATCCAAACGGGCTTGCAAACGGCAGTAATGTTGTTGGTAAATATTTGCATGATTCTACCGGTGCAGATATGGGCGGTATTATTCCTGAACTCTTCGATCGCAAACGCTACAATGAAGATGGGGTAGGGGGCATGCACGTGTATACGCCATGGTGGCTGGATAATAAAAAACTTGATTTTCCACGCGGTTATCATATTGAATACGGCGGTGGTTTTGGGCAGCCGGTGTATGGCTTTAGCTGGGGAATTGAAAATCTCAACGGAACTTATAAAATAAAAGGCAAACAAAAAGAGGCTGGCGGTTACGGTGCTTCATTGAAAGAGGATTATCGTTACTTCTTTGGCTCGCATGTTGGTATGGCAGGTCGGGGAGAAGCAATTGCGTTTGAAACAAACTATTGCGAAATAGACCCTACAGTTGTTGATAAATATGGTATTCCTGTTTTGCGTTTCAATGTTAAGCCTTCAGAGTATGAAATAAAGCAGGCAAAACATATGAAAGAAACATTCTCAGAAATATTGCATGCAATGGGTGCAGTTATTACATGGGGCGGGGATGATGGCCCTGAAAATAATTATGGTTTGCATGCACCTGGTAATATTATTCATGAAGCCGGCACAGTGCGTATGGGCAATGATGCAAAACGTGCGCCACTCAATAAATGGTCGCAGGCGCATGAGTGTAAGAACCTTTTCTGTGTGGATGGTGGTCCGTTCGTATCACAGGCAGATAAGAATATTACATGGACCATTCTAGCATTGTCTATGCGTACAAGCGAGTATATTGTAGATGAAATGAAGAAAAGAAATTTATAA
- a CDS encoding gluconate 2-dehydrogenase subunit 3 family protein, whose amino-acid sequence MDRRKSLKALAVGTVATGVLIDACKPGDKKAETTVAPDAKKTDGINRMAEEQAYIDGINKGPKFFTDAEMATITVLGDIIIPKDDVSGSASDAKVPDFIEFIVKDMPDHQTPMRGGLRWLDIKCIELYGKAFTDCTKEQQIEMVDAIAYPKKAKPEMSQGVSFFNLMRNLTATGFYTSEIGVKDVGYVGNTPNQWNGVPEDVLKQYGYTYTEKELKECRSFG is encoded by the coding sequence ATGGATAGAAGAAAATCACTCAAAGCCCTTGCAGTAGGAACAGTTGCTACAGGCGTATTGATAGATGCCTGTAAACCCGGTGATAAAAAGGCAGAAACAACTGTTGCGCCTGACGCAAAAAAGACAGATGGCATCAATCGTATGGCAGAAGAACAGGCGTATATAGATGGCATAAACAAAGGCCCGAAGTTTTTTACAGACGCTGAAATGGCAACAATAACTGTGCTTGGAGATATAATTATTCCAAAAGATGATGTGAGTGGCAGCGCCAGTGACGCAAAGGTTCCCGACTTCATAGAGTTTATTGTAAAAGATATGCCCGATCATCAAACGCCGATGCGTGGCGGCTTGCGCTGGCTTGATATAAAATGTATCGAGCTTTATGGAAAGGCATTTACAGATTGCACTAAAGAACAACAAATAGAAATGGTGGATGCAATTGCTTATCCTAAAAAGGCAAAGCCTGAAATGAGTCAGGGTGTTTCATTTTTTAATTTGATGCGCAATCTTACAGCAACGGGTTTTTATACTTCCGAGATTGGCGTGAAAGATGTTGGTTATGTGGGTAACACACCTAATCAATGGAATGGCGTACCTGAAGATGTGCTAAAGCAATATGGATATACGTACACAGAAAAAGAATTGAAAGAGTGCAGAAGTTTTGGATAA
- a CDS encoding helix-turn-helix domain-containing protein yields MTNPTKIIPGVIFYAYLSATRKDKVSFLKHNTLVLQVSGHFTLETAAQKISMTKGEMLLIGKNQLGTITKTPLPGDGMYETIVISLQEDLLRKIALEEHIETKQKYTGPLNVLIPSSDFLKGFFQSIVPYVRNPQTTISADMGMLKVKEAVKLILHAVPQLSDLLFDFSEPYKIDLEEFMLSNFHYNLPVEKFAQLTGRSLAGFKRDFQKVFDMSPRHWLREKRLSEARHLIEKKKKPSAIYLDLGFETLAHFSYSFKKKYGKAPTEWFN; encoded by the coding sequence GTGACAAATCCTACAAAAATAATACCGGGTGTAATTTTCTATGCTTATCTCTCTGCTACAAGGAAAGATAAGGTGAGCTTTTTAAAGCATAATACGCTTGTGTTACAGGTATCAGGACATTTTACCCTGGAAACAGCGGCGCAGAAAATTTCTATGACAAAAGGTGAGATGCTGCTGATTGGTAAAAATCAATTAGGTACCATTACTAAAACACCACTACCTGGTGACGGGATGTATGAAACGATCGTTATTTCTTTACAGGAAGACCTGCTGAGGAAGATAGCACTGGAAGAACACATTGAAACAAAACAAAAATATACAGGGCCATTAAATGTGCTTATCCCCTCCAGTGATTTTCTGAAAGGATTTTTTCAATCTATTGTTCCTTATGTGCGCAACCCGCAGACAACAATATCTGCAGATATGGGCATGCTGAAAGTAAAAGAGGCGGTAAAGCTGATACTCCATGCTGTGCCACAACTTAGTGACTTGTTGTTTGATTTTTCAGAACCATATAAGATAGACCTGGAAGAATTTATGTTGAGCAACTTTCATTACAACCTGCCCGTTGAAAAGTTTGCGCAGCTTACAGGCAGAAGTCTTGCAGGTTTTAAACGTGATTTTCAAAAAGTATTTGATATGTCGCCGAGGCATTGGCTGCGGGAAAAAAGGTTATCAGAAGCAAGGCATCTTATAGAAAAAAAGAAGAAGCCTTCCGCTATTTATCTTGACCTGGGTTTTGAAACCCTTGCACATTTCTCTTATTCTTTTAAAAAGAAATATGGTAAGGCACCAACGGAGTGGTTTAATTAA
- a CDS encoding alpha/beta fold hydrolase, whose amino-acid sequence MKNLLKTHSLFKSIMLITTIMLAASQSNGQQIKPSSSGYAPVNGIKVYYEVYGEGSPIVLLHGAFYTIDLNWSQLIPELSKTRKVIAIEMQGHGHTPYSDRKLSITTLASDVEKVMDYLKIDSADVAGYSMGGSVAYRFAVQSPERLRKLVIISSTYKSDGWLPIVNGAFKDFKPEFFDNTPLKTAYDAVAPDKTKWRNFLMQMFAFAQEPFNVGDSNIAKIAAPVLIISGDNDGLDKVELMKTYKLLGGGVSDLQPMPKSQLAIVPSQGHVSLMMQTTTILNYLNSFLK is encoded by the coding sequence ATGAAAAATTTACTCAAAACACATAGTCTCTTTAAATCAATAATGCTGATTACAACCATTATGTTGGCAGCATCTCAATCAAACGGTCAACAAATAAAACCTTCGAGCAGTGGATACGCACCTGTTAATGGCATCAAAGTTTATTACGAAGTATATGGTGAGGGTAGCCCTATAGTTTTACTGCATGGTGCTTTTTACACCATTGATCTTAACTGGAGTCAGTTGATACCAGAACTTTCAAAAACAAGAAAAGTAATCGCCATTGAAATGCAGGGACATGGGCATACACCATACTCAGACAGAAAATTATCGATCACTACGTTGGCAAGTGATGTGGAAAAAGTAATGGATTACCTGAAGATAGACAGTGCTGATGTTGCAGGTTATAGTATGGGTGGTTCCGTTGCTTACCGGTTTGCAGTGCAAAGTCCTGAACGGTTAAGAAAATTAGTCATCATTTCTTCCACTTATAAATCTGATGGCTGGCTGCCAATAGTAAACGGTGCGTTTAAAGATTTTAAACCTGAGTTTTTTGACAACACACCTTTAAAAACTGCATACGATGCAGTGGCACCTGATAAAACAAAATGGAGAAATTTTTTAATGCAGATGTTTGCTTTTGCACAAGAGCCATTCAACGTTGGAGATTCTAATATTGCGAAAATTGCTGCGCCTGTATTAATTATATCCGGAGATAACGATGGTCTGGATAAAGTTGAGTTGATGAAAACATATAAATTATTGGGAGGTGGTGTTTCTGATCTGCAACCAATGCCAAAATCGCAACTGGCAATTGTTCCTTCACAAGGACATGTAAGCCTGATGATGCAGACTACAACGATCCTGAACTATCTGAATAGTTTTTTAAAGTAA
- a CDS encoding VIT1/CCC1 transporter family protein, giving the protein MELEKHYINRSGWLRAAVLGANDGILSTTSIVIGIAAASDTRPPIILAALASLVAGALSMAAGEYVSVSSQSDSETADLNREKSELDKIPDIELNELAKIYQRRGLDSDLAMQVAVQLTKQNVLEAHAKDELSINEATQPKPLQAALVSGASFISGGLLPLLVSLFAPVNHMVIYQYSFSIVFLALSGAIAAKAGGSAIVKGILRICFWGTIAMGITALVGYLFGVKTG; this is encoded by the coding sequence ATGGAACTTGAGAAACATTATATAAATAGAAGTGGATGGCTCAGGGCGGCTGTATTGGGCGCGAATGATGGAATACTTTCGACAACAAGTATAGTTATTGGAATAGCTGCAGCCAGTGATACAAGACCTCCAATCATTCTGGCGGCATTAGCTAGCTTGGTTGCAGGTGCCTTGTCTATGGCAGCAGGTGAATATGTTTCTGTTAGTTCACAGTCAGATAGTGAAACCGCTGATTTAAATAGGGAGAAAAGTGAATTGGATAAAATACCCGACATTGAATTGAATGAATTGGCTAAGATCTATCAACGCAGGGGTTTGGACAGCGATTTGGCAATGCAGGTAGCCGTACAGCTTACAAAGCAGAATGTATTAGAGGCTCATGCCAAGGATGAATTAAGTATTAATGAAGCCACACAGCCTAAGCCATTGCAGGCAGCCCTGGTTTCAGGAGCATCTTTTATATCGGGTGGACTTTTACCACTTTTGGTTTCTTTATTTGCGCCTGTAAACCACATGGTTATTTATCAATATTCTTTTTCAATTGTATTTCTTGCATTGTCGGGTGCTATTGCTGCAAAGGCGGGTGGCTCAGCTATTGTAAAGGGAATACTCAGAATTTGCTTTTGGGGAACAATAGCAATGGGGATAACAGCTTTGGTTGGTTACCTGTTCGGAGTAAAGACTGGTTGA
- a CDS encoding catalase, producing the protein MKNTTKKKQGGDTHQTADKAHPVLTTNQGIHVSDNQNSLKAGQRGPVLLEDFVLREKIFHFDHERIPERIVHARGSAAHGYFELYESLSDITKADIFQRAGEKTPLFTRISTVAGGAGSVDTPRDVRGFAVKFYTKEGNWDLVGNNIPVFFIQDAIKFPDLIHAVKMESDKGYPQAASAHDTFWDFVSLMPETSHMIMWAMSDRAIPRSLRMIEGFGIHTFRLVNAKGKSTFVKFHWKPKLGLQSTLWDEALKLQAADNDFHRRDLYEAIDRGDFPEWELGLQLFDQKTADALPYDVLDSTKLIPEEVIPVRIVGRMVLDRNPDNFFAETEQVAYCPANIVPGVDFTNDPLLQGRLFSYLDTQKSRLGTANFHQIPINAPKCPMMNLQRDGMMQTEVPKGRANYEPNSLDVAGEEAGPRECPVTGFTSFQGRPENEEQGDKLRIRPESFADHYSQARLFFNSQTENEQAHLASALVFELSKVTLEHVPPRVIANLRNISEDLAARVAKGLGIPLPAKAPSSKPVQDLETSAALSIQKNMKETLQGRCVGILITDGTDAAAIDKLKKDIKKAGGTSKIVAPRLNGIVLSDKTKIKADGQLAGTPSQLFDAVAVILSREGADMLAKEAAAIQWVMDAFGHLKAIGYTKEAMPLLDKANVVKDEGVKELGKQFITAATKRFWEREPSVRNLA; encoded by the coding sequence ATGAAAAATACTACCAAAAAAAAACAAGGTGGAGACACACATCAAACTGCAGACAAAGCGCATCCTGTTTTAACAACCAACCAGGGCATTCATGTATCAGATAACCAGAATAGTCTGAAAGCGGGGCAACGCGGCCCGGTATTACTGGAAGATTTTGTGCTGCGCGAAAAGATATTTCATTTTGACCATGAACGCATACCCGAACGCATTGTACATGCGAGAGGTTCTGCTGCGCATGGCTATTTTGAATTGTATGAGTCCTTGTCCGACATTACAAAGGCTGATATCTTTCAACGCGCCGGTGAAAAGACACCTTTGTTTACAAGAATTTCAACTGTAGCAGGTGGTGCAGGTTCTGTAGATACACCAAGAGATGTGCGTGGTTTTGCTGTAAAGTTTTATACAAAAGAAGGAAACTGGGATCTGGTTGGAAACAACATTCCGGTGTTCTTTATCCAGGATGCCATTAAATTTCCTGACCTTATACATGCCGTTAAAATGGAATCTGATAAAGGATATCCCCAGGCAGCAAGTGCACATGATACATTTTGGGATTTTGTTTCTTTAATGCCCGAAACATCTCATATGATCATGTGGGCAATGAGCGACCGTGCTATTCCACGTTCCTTAAGAATGATAGAAGGTTTTGGTATTCATACCTTCAGGCTGGTAAATGCAAAAGGTAAATCGACTTTTGTAAAATTTCATTGGAAACCTAAGCTGGGTTTACAATCAACTCTATGGGATGAAGCATTGAAACTACAGGCTGCTGATAATGATTTCCATCGCCGTGATTTATATGAAGCAATAGACAGGGGCGATTTTCCTGAATGGGAATTGGGATTACAACTGTTTGATCAAAAGACAGCAGATGCATTGCCTTATGATGTACTCGATTCTACTAAACTGATACCTGAAGAAGTAATTCCTGTAAGAATTGTAGGGCGCATGGTACTTGACCGCAATCCCGATAATTTCTTTGCAGAAACAGAACAGGTGGCCTATTGCCCCGCCAATATAGTTCCGGGAGTAGATTTCACCAACGATCCATTATTGCAGGGAAGGTTGTTCAGCTATCTTGACACACAGAAATCAAGATTGGGAACTGCCAATTTTCACCAGATACCCATTAATGCACCCAAATGCCCCATGATGAACCTGCAGCGTGATGGTATGATGCAGACAGAAGTGCCTAAAGGTCGTGCTAATTATGAACCAAATAGCCTTGATGTGGCAGGTGAAGAAGCCGGTCCAAGAGAATGCCCTGTTACAGGCTTTACAAGTTTCCAGGGGCGCCCGGAAAATGAAGAACAAGGAGATAAACTACGTATCCGTCCCGAATCTTTTGCAGATCATTATAGCCAGGCAAGATTATTTTTTAATTCACAAACAGAAAATGAACAGGCACACTTAGCTTCCGCACTTGTGTTTGAATTATCTAAAGTAACGCTGGAACACGTGCCTCCACGTGTTATTGCCAACTTACGGAATATATCAGAAGACCTGGCAGCACGGGTTGCCAAAGGCTTAGGCATTCCATTGCCCGCAAAAGCACCATCTTCCAAACCGGTACAGGATCTTGAAACTTCAGCTGCACTCTCTATTCAAAAAAATATGAAAGAGACTTTGCAGGGCAGGTGTGTGGGTATTTTAATTACCGACGGAACCGATGCTGCTGCTATAGACAAATTGAAAAAAGATATCAAGAAAGCAGGTGGCACCAGCAAAATTGTGGCACCAAGACTTAACGGTATTGTACTATCAGATAAAACAAAAATAAAAGCAGATGGTCAGCTTGCAGGAACACCTTCCCAGCTCTTTGATGCAGTAGCTGTTATTCTTTCCAGGGAAGGTGCTGATATGCTTGCAAAAGAAGCCGCCGCCATACAATGGGTAATGGATGCATTCGGGCATTTAAAAGCAATTGGCTATACTAAAGAAGCCATGCCTTTGCTCGATAAAGCAAACGTTGTAAAAGACGAAGGTGTAAAAGAATTGGGCAAACAATTCATTACTGCAGCCACCAAACGTTTCTGGGAACGTGAACCTTCCGTTCGTAATCTTGCATAG